From the genome of Prosthecochloris marina, one region includes:
- a CDS encoding TonB-dependent receptor plug domain-containing protein: MHNKPVLPALLSIILLSATGSVLLPQRTSATENTAETPRIDTSKTDTSKTLRLNPILVREAADEPGKSTIGGESLQSLPNYTGSITGALKVFPDVQFSNDESSSLTAGEIRPPRVSINGAKPYENSFTIDGIGNTNTFNPSGLGAENNNAGASFNDLGVHGADQNLFYDISLVESVTAYTSNVPAKYGGFTGGLIDAELRNPRADRWHFTLSGRHTRSEWFVMRDVDEASEEPDNQPDFSTYNLNAVLEGPLTDKAALLFSASRQHSTIPLERRERDGARTYVYDDDEQFRTNENYFARFLFNPNSNLLLTFDATYAPYTEKRWRAAWADSDWEIYNDAYRFSAGADWVTGLGLLSFKAAYSENGYSRDTKTNYRYSYIDLATDDGEQYGGVGDATVEKRSVDLRVDFESRELNLLLLKAISTGVNVNAATIDMWNEAAMVDVLVKMPSRAIRTTSNYLEYSQSRSLKTLGYYAEADLAWKRLLVTPGFRLDYDDYTENLDISHRLRAEYDTFGDGTLRLISGYNRYYGTALRTYAFDRYRPFVKNQWLKQGDEWIKIADNVTGADKSYMAKGLDTPYSDEIMGGLIGSVAGFDYSVKMVHRDHRKQLMNMSEKEDDETRYWMTNDGQGSYDGFTATLTRAFDAGDWGKHAFTFGATTSKTKTFNGGFGDNVYKESNSIERVYSKVYYDGELMQRVDMPADNYNAPWVLTFTWEGSFFDDKLRLYSFNRWRDSSRGLKRDARISSETPYGTTSGSETRKSSDWLNPNGTYYYEAYVIGGIDGGFMSDLSIEMDLFASEQLSTTIILDVLNVFNSKMDTSALEDGTVRGRGYYLGLRGEF, translated from the coding sequence ATGCACAACAAACCTGTCCTACCCGCACTATTGTCGATCATTCTGCTATCGGCAACAGGCAGTGTGTTACTGCCTCAAAGAACCTCAGCGACTGAAAATACAGCAGAGACACCTAGGATAGATACATCCAAAACGGATACGTCCAAAACGCTTCGGCTCAACCCCATACTTGTCAGGGAAGCAGCAGACGAGCCGGGAAAAAGCACGATCGGGGGAGAAAGCCTTCAGTCTCTGCCCAACTATACCGGCTCGATAACGGGAGCGCTGAAAGTGTTTCCCGACGTGCAGTTTTCCAACGATGAAAGTTCGAGTTTGACTGCTGGTGAAATAAGGCCTCCCCGGGTCTCGATCAACGGTGCAAAACCCTATGAAAACAGTTTCACAATCGACGGAATCGGCAACACCAACACTTTCAACCCCAGCGGTCTGGGCGCTGAAAACAACAATGCGGGAGCGAGCTTCAACGATCTGGGCGTCCACGGGGCCGATCAGAACCTGTTCTATGATATCAGTCTGGTCGAATCGGTGACCGCCTATACCAGCAATGTCCCCGCCAAATACGGAGGGTTTACCGGCGGCCTGATCGATGCGGAGCTGCGCAATCCACGTGCCGACCGGTGGCATTTCACCCTTTCCGGCAGGCATACGAGAAGCGAATGGTTCGTCATGCGTGACGTGGATGAAGCATCCGAAGAGCCCGACAATCAACCCGACTTTTCAACTTACAATCTCAATGCAGTTCTGGAAGGCCCCCTGACCGACAAGGCCGCCTTGCTGTTCTCCGCATCGAGACAGCATTCCACCATACCGCTGGAACGACGGGAAAGAGACGGGGCGAGAACCTATGTATACGATGACGACGAACAGTTCAGAACCAATGAAAACTACTTCGCCAGGTTTCTGTTCAACCCTAACAGCAATCTCCTGCTGACGTTTGACGCAACATATGCGCCATATACCGAAAAACGGTGGCGGGCTGCCTGGGCGGACAGCGACTGGGAGATCTACAACGACGCCTACCGTTTCAGCGCCGGCGCCGACTGGGTAACCGGCCTCGGCCTGCTCAGTTTCAAAGCCGCCTACTCGGAAAACGGTTACAGCCGGGATACCAAAACCAACTACCGCTACTCTTATATCGATCTCGCTACAGACGACGGCGAACAGTATGGTGGTGTGGGTGACGCAACGGTCGAAAAACGCAGCGTCGATCTCCGTGTGGACTTCGAGTCAAGAGAGTTGAACCTGCTGCTTCTGAAGGCCATATCAACGGGTGTGAACGTCAATGCAGCCACGATAGACATGTGGAATGAAGCCGCAATGGTCGATGTTCTCGTTAAAATGCCTTCCAGGGCAATTCGCACTACATCAAATTACCTGGAATATAGTCAGTCAAGATCGCTGAAGACGCTGGGATACTATGCAGAGGCCGATCTGGCATGGAAAAGACTGCTGGTCACTCCCGGCTTTCGCCTCGATTATGACGATTACACCGAAAACCTCGATATATCGCACCGCTTGCGAGCCGAATACGACACGTTCGGCGACGGCACGCTGCGCCTGATCTCCGGTTATAATCGCTATTACGGCACGGCTCTTCGGACCTACGCCTTCGACCGATACCGCCCCTTTGTGAAAAATCAATGGCTCAAACAAGGCGACGAATGGATCAAGATCGCCGACAACGTTACCGGCGCCGACAAGAGCTACATGGCAAAGGGTCTCGACACACCTTACTCCGACGAAATCATGGGCGGCCTGATCGGTTCCGTTGCGGGATTCGACTACAGTGTCAAGATGGTCCATCGCGATCACAGGAAACAGTTGATGAACATGAGTGAAAAAGAAGACGACGAGACCCGATACTGGATGACCAACGACGGTCAGGGCTCCTACGACGGTTTCACGGCAACCCTCACACGCGCCTTCGATGCCGGGGACTGGGGTAAACATGCCTTCACATTCGGCGCAACGACCTCAAAAACCAAAACCTTTAACGGCGGGTTCGGCGATAACGTGTACAAGGAATCCAATTCCATCGAACGGGTTTATTCCAAGGTGTATTACGACGGCGAGCTGATGCAAAGGGTCGATATGCCCGCCGATAACTACAATGCGCCGTGGGTGCTGACATTCACCTGGGAAGGCAGCTTCTTCGACGACAAGCTTCGTCTCTATTCCTTCAACAGATGGCGGGATTCGAGCAGGGGCTTGAAAAGGGATGCACGGATCAGCAGTGAGACCCCCTATGGAACCACATCGGGCAGCGAAACCCGCAAAAGTTCGGACTGGCTTAACCCGAACGGCACGTATTATTACGAAGCATACGTTATAGGGGGCATAGACGGAGGGTTCATGTCCGACCTGTCCATAGAGATGGATCTGTTCGCTTCGGAGCAACTGTCCACTACCATCATACTGGATGTCCTGAACGTTTTCAACTCCAAAATGGACACCAGCGCGCTCGAAGACGGAACTGTCCGAGGCCGGGGTTACTATCTCGGTCTGAGAGGTGAGTTTTAA
- a CDS encoding ABC transporter ATP-binding protein, with protein sequence MDTLIECVDLRHAYGKKTVLHGISFNVKAGSIFGLLGKNGAGKSTVINILMGFLQASGGTCRILGEESHALSPSTRSRIGLLQEGFVQYDFMSVAELDRYYAPFYPEWNRDIYYDLISRMNMPASRRLSEMSHGQRSQVVLGLIMAQMPQLMILDDYSMGLDVGYRRLFIDFLRDYVTFHGTTVLLTSHVVQELDRIIDHMVVLKEGSISSCMAKKKFMETFRSFTFDSTAASLQMTVDDRILGVEHNRQTTTVYGFFNRSELQEYLEEHRIPCSGITSVTMTFEDAFIGLTGKY encoded by the coding sequence ATGGATACGTTAATCGAATGTGTCGACCTGCGTCATGCATACGGCAAGAAAACCGTGCTTCACGGCATCAGTTTCAACGTGAAGGCCGGCAGCATATTCGGCCTTCTGGGAAAAAACGGAGCCGGAAAAAGCACGGTCATCAACATCCTGATGGGGTTCCTGCAGGCATCGGGCGGTACCTGCAGAATTCTTGGCGAAGAGAGCCACGCGCTCTCTCCGTCAACTCGTTCCAGAATCGGCTTGCTACAGGAAGGTTTCGTCCAATACGACTTCATGAGTGTAGCCGAACTCGACCGGTATTATGCTCCCTTCTATCCTGAATGGAACAGGGACATCTACTATGACCTGATCTCCCGCATGAACATGCCCGCCTCGAGACGATTGAGTGAGATGTCGCATGGACAGCGTTCCCAGGTAGTGCTGGGACTGATCATGGCGCAGATGCCACAGTTGATGATTCTCGACGATTACAGCATGGGGCTCGATGTCGGTTACCGGAGGCTGTTTATCGATTTCCTGCGTGACTACGTCACTTTTCACGGCACCACCGTCCTGCTCACTTCGCACGTCGTCCAGGAACTCGACCGGATCATCGACCACATGGTAGTACTGAAAGAAGGGAGCATCAGCAGCTGCATGGCTAAAAAGAAGTTCATGGAAACATTTCGAAGCTTCACGTTCGACAGCACTGCCGCATCATTACAGATGACCGTGGACGACCGTATACTCGGGGTGGAACACAACCGGCAGACAACCACCGTATACGGCTTTTTCAACCGCTCCGAACTGCAGGAGTACCTTGAAGAGCACCGGATTCCCTGCAGCGGAATCACATCGGTTACCATGACTTTTGAAGACGCTTTCATAGGGTTGACCGGAAAGTATTGA
- a CDS encoding DUF4857 domain-containing protein has protein sequence MNNQWQSLLNKEWIKLRRGIWLLPLLLIYTATDTFLNLHALHRHYGPFGLWETVIFKQPQFFSTYMLLVACGIITGFLQARPESSGKRLRLLFHTPTDPSRIITLLLMTGTAILLCVNITGLTLLGGILSLFHFPWNVTYPVLLTVLPWCMLGFIAYLATVSFFLSSDLPMKLLSLLTFFPAWMILATKDAYGLSAPSLWTYALATICYISLVYYTSLRFTGEPSKNPFYSIARIISITLATCGLSAILLILYWRVATPAKIHKTMLYSPIYKQFMFSHSDPDKVDEQCYMLENGTSLTRKAYRSGQPFLYVRDLEKWGTFPETIDGIPITPQQARHGWQFTRLSSRDFNAPPAMLYMMLESNPQGARLQKPSDFFRVIRNGNAIEFISPYTGVINRPKSIAFTEALRTAGFIFPITSMGGNPDIRKEYDAGYFLTDANGALFQLQMTDNKPSCRATGQRITEQIEDIVIKEHPLKKFFGFIITKKAVYAIMQEDCSLKSLPVDDFNAEAFTLTLWSDLLHSSFITRTPGRETSSARGIAISSNFKVIHAFTSEPDPKYLHSMSLHRTIASFLFPVQITQSIPGSSYRHLIVTHADNPREALAGSVFALLLVFLIPGKSMRRSLRGLDYGLIAIFGLTAALIIFLTKCRDNFFWKRT, from the coding sequence ATGAACAACCAGTGGCAATCACTCCTGAACAAAGAGTGGATCAAACTCCGTAGGGGAATATGGCTGTTACCTCTTCTGCTCATTTATACAGCAACCGATACCTTTCTCAACCTGCATGCTCTGCATCGTCATTACGGGCCGTTCGGGTTATGGGAAACCGTCATTTTCAAACAACCCCAGTTTTTCAGTACATACATGCTTCTTGTCGCCTGTGGAATTATCACCGGTTTCCTTCAGGCCAGACCGGAGTCCTCAGGGAAACGTCTGAGACTGCTGTTTCATACCCCTACCGATCCCTCTCGCATCATAACCCTGCTCCTCATGACGGGCACGGCCATTCTGCTGTGCGTGAACATCACCGGGCTCACACTGCTTGGCGGCATCCTGTCGCTGTTTCATTTTCCATGGAACGTTACCTATCCCGTGCTGCTGACCGTCCTGCCCTGGTGCATGCTCGGTTTCATCGCCTACCTGGCCACGGTCTCTTTTTTCCTGTCGAGCGACTTGCCGATGAAGCTGCTTTCACTCCTCACTTTTTTCCCGGCGTGGATGATTCTGGCGACCAAAGACGCTTATGGACTTTCCGCACCATCGCTGTGGACCTATGCTTTGGCAACCATATGTTATATTTCTCTGGTGTATTACACATCCCTGCGCTTCACGGGAGAGCCGTCAAAGAACCCATTCTATTCCATTGCACGCATTATTTCCATCACTCTGGCAACCTGCGGACTCTCCGCGATATTGCTTATCCTGTACTGGCGGGTCGCCACACCGGCAAAGATCCACAAAACCATGCTGTATAGTCCTATATACAAGCAATTCATGTTCAGCCATAGCGATCCCGACAAAGTTGACGAACAGTGCTATATGCTGGAAAACGGCACATCGCTGACCCGCAAGGCATACCGTTCAGGACAACCGTTTCTCTATGTCCGTGACCTGGAAAAATGGGGAACGTTTCCTGAAACGATCGACGGCATACCGATCACACCACAACAGGCACGGCACGGTTGGCAATTCACACGTCTCTCGTCACGTGATTTCAATGCACCTCCCGCGATGCTTTACATGATGCTGGAATCCAACCCGCAGGGTGCCAGGCTGCAGAAACCGTCAGATTTTTTCAGAGTGATCCGAAACGGTAACGCCATCGAGTTCATCTCTCCCTATACGGGCGTCATAAACCGGCCAAAAAGCATAGCGTTCACTGAAGCGTTGCGAACAGCCGGTTTCATATTTCCGATTACCTCCATGGGAGGAAATCCCGACATTAGAAAAGAATACGATGCCGGTTATTTCCTGACAGATGCCAATGGAGCACTTTTTCAACTACAGATGACTGACAACAAGCCCTCCTGCAGAGCGACAGGACAACGCATTACCGAACAGATCGAGGACATCGTGATAAAAGAGCACCCCTTGAAAAAATTCTTTGGATTCATCATCACGAAAAAAGCTGTATACGCCATCATGCAAGAAGATTGTTCCCTGAAATCGCTGCCTGTCGATGATTTCAACGCTGAAGCGTTCACGCTCACCCTGTGGTCCGACCTTCTCCACTCCTCCTTCATCACCCGAACTCCGGGCAGAGAAACTTCATCTGCGAGAGGCATCGCCATTTCATCCAATTTCAAAGTGATCCATGCTTTCACGAGCGAGCCCGACCCAAAATACCTGCACAGCATGTCACTGCACCGAACCATAGCGTCGTTCCTCTTTCCTGTGCAGATAACACAGTCCATACCCGGATCATCATACCGACACCTCATTGTCACCCATGCAGATAATCCGCGGGAAGCATTGGCCGGCAGTGTTTTTGCGCTGCTGCTCGTATTCCTGATACCCGGAAAGTCAATGCGGCGGTCTTTACGCGGACTCGACTACGGTCTCATAGCGATCTTTGGCCTGACTGCGGCGTTAATCATATTCCTGACGAAGTGCCGTGATAACTTTTTCTGGAAAAGAACCTAA
- a CDS encoding indolepyruvate ferredoxin oxidoreductase subunit alpha, whose translation MAYTINPDACVMCDSCRTACPRNAIKAHETEKTYVIDANLCNDCGNMSAIRCVPQCPSEAIAKT comes from the coding sequence ATGGCTTACACGATCAACCCGGATGCCTGCGTGATGTGTGATAGCTGCCGCACAGCATGTCCACGGAATGCCATCAAGGCGCATGAAACAGAAAAAACCTATGTTATCGACGCAAACCTGTGCAACGACTGTGGTAACATGTCAGCCATTCGTTGTGTACCGCAATGCCCATCGGAGGCTATTGCAAAAACATAA
- a CDS encoding 4Fe-4S binding protein translates to MALFITEECTYCAACEAECPVNAISAGDDIYVIDPNTCNECADLDAQACVSVCPEECIVQG, encoded by the coding sequence ATGGCACTGTTTATCACCGAAGAATGCACCTATTGCGCCGCATGCGAAGCGGAATGCCCGGTCAATGCAATTTCTGCAGGCGATGACATATATGTTATCGATCCAAACACCTGTAACGAGTGCGCCGACCTGGACGCACAGGCATGTGTTTCGGTCTGCCCGGAAGAATGCATCGTACAAGGCTGA
- a CDS encoding DUF3793 family protein, whose amino-acid sequence MIDNDLLKLHKSVFLDWKNKLGSVDSPQESFERWLFIQASGVLFGGKTGELLIVKKDFFSMPLECCLIHADSFCESWGLKYKMLVMTDGSLKFIVYREDAVNLRLKRASKKILHCHLRYPFGLNAHTFLHELAKRWQENGRIPHEIGVALGYPLKDVWGFMGLNKFRCSGSCGWQIFGDPEPSMKTRARYADARKRAECLLRAA is encoded by the coding sequence ATGATAGATAACGATCTGCTGAAACTTCACAAATCTGTGTTTTTGGACTGGAAAAATAAACTGGGATCGGTCGACAGTCCGCAGGAATCTTTTGAGCGTTGGCTTTTTATACAGGCATCCGGTGTTCTTTTCGGTGGCAAGACGGGAGAGCTGCTCATTGTGAAAAAAGACTTTTTCAGTATGCCGTTGGAATGCTGTCTGATACATGCCGATTCTTTCTGCGAATCATGGGGATTGAAATACAAAATGCTCGTAATGACCGATGGTTCCCTGAAATTCATTGTTTATCGGGAAGATGCGGTGAATCTCCGGCTTAAACGGGCGTCGAAAAAAATTCTTCATTGTCATTTGAGATACCCGTTCGGTTTGAATGCGCATACATTCCTTCATGAGCTGGCAAAGCGCTGGCAGGAAAACGGCCGCATTCCACATGAAATAGGTGTTGCTCTCGGTTATCCCCTGAAAGATGTGTGGGGTTTTATGGGTTTGAATAAATTCCGCTGCAGTGGAAGTTGCGGGTGGCAGATTTTTGGTGATCCGGAGCCTTCGATGAAAACCCGTGCCCGTTATGCAGATGCCCGCAAGAGAGCGGAATGTCTTCTGCGGGCTGCATAG
- a CDS encoding metal-dependent transcriptional regulator, with protein sequence MLSESSEMYIQTVFRLSEKNGEVTIGMIAEAMGYSLSTVSEKVKKLTDQGLLLHEWREGVALSNDGRRLAAKLLRKRRLVETFLVRMAGYSPYEVHEDACRLEHVVSERLTDALDKMLGYPARDPHGHPIPSAEGELNGRETVPLSAIAPGSQAKVSAICTTDIEKMKYINQLGFLPDNMCRVIEKAPFDGPVMVAMNGKNVPVSLSLASLIEVETFDS encoded by the coding sequence ATGCTTAGTGAGTCAAGTGAGATGTATATCCAGACGGTGTTTCGGTTGTCCGAGAAAAATGGCGAAGTAACTATCGGCATGATTGCCGAGGCGATGGGGTATAGTCTCTCGACAGTTTCAGAAAAAGTGAAAAAACTCACCGATCAGGGCCTGCTTTTGCATGAATGGCGTGAAGGGGTGGCTTTGAGCAACGATGGCAGACGGTTAGCGGCAAAACTGCTCAGAAAAAGACGGTTAGTCGAAACCTTTCTGGTTCGTATGGCTGGATATTCTCCTTATGAGGTTCATGAAGATGCCTGTCGCTTGGAGCATGTTGTTTCGGAGCGCTTGACCGATGCGTTAGACAAGATGCTTGGTTATCCGGCCAGAGATCCTCACGGTCACCCTATTCCTTCGGCCGAAGGAGAGTTGAATGGAAGGGAGACGGTTCCTCTTTCCGCAATCGCTCCGGGTTCACAGGCTAAGGTTTCTGCTATCTGTACGACGGATATAGAAAAAATGAAATACATCAATCAGTTGGGCTTTCTGCCGGACAACATGTGCAGGGTTATAGAAAAGGCACCTTTTGACGGGCCTGTGATGGTGGCGATGAACGGGAAAAACGTGCCGGTTTCCTTGTCACTTGCCTCGTTGATCGAAGTTGAAACTTTCGATAGCTAA
- a CDS encoding TonB-dependent receptor encodes MRRSVLFQAVFPAVICNVLLVTPLFAEEPEFTLPEISVVGEKVSTSTVALDDETDAASRLGLTIRETPASVEVVDRETIQERGDRTVFEAVDKTAGFASASSPASPGVFSVRGFTGNSVAWLYNGIRIPGGSNLSARVMDTANLERIEVLRGPASVLHGEGAIGAAINLISRQPKFSEQPIEIDYGFSSFNSHRFHAGTGGSIRDDEVAYRLDVSTNRYGSNIDDERTILDRVTGSLLFKPSDNMSFTLEADYMRDETDNAYYGTPLVDGKIDESLREINYNNLTDNITASDALWVRGNFEWTPAADWKITNRLYYYDAFREWRNVEKFTYDNGVVTRSWWGDIGNDHQVIGDRIDALYKGKIGGMENRLLVGVDFSYTDFESDRNDFSGSEIVDPYDPPVADFIDVAGGYRTPQRDVTISQWAVFMEDQLSIIPSFKLVGGFRYDTFHAEWIYLDEASSPEASKTHRFASWRLGAVYDLTSDIALYASYATAVEPGSTLLLIKRNQTQLDLTEAKQIELGLKQTFWDGKGEWTFAVYDITKTNVFVPDPSSPGDKLAVGQQSSRGAELSLGLRPSRHWQIDANIAAVDARYDDYTAGNPPVSLDDNRPPFAPEWVGNFGLRYMMNENLGFGAWVRHVSPVYVDDANTLELDAYTTLDLSLDYKFNSWAKAGVNVRNVTDELYANWSSHYATDQVIIANPRTYELFVNLRI; translated from the coding sequence ATGAGAAGATCAGTACTGTTTCAGGCAGTTTTTCCTGCTGTGATATGTAATGTCCTGCTTGTAACACCTCTTTTTGCCGAAGAGCCGGAATTCACCCTTCCTGAAATTTCGGTGGTAGGTGAAAAGGTATCGACGAGTACCGTCGCGCTCGATGATGAAACTGATGCGGCTTCGCGGCTTGGTCTTACGATACGCGAAACCCCGGCCAGTGTTGAAGTTGTCGATCGGGAGACGATCCAAGAGCGTGGTGATCGGACCGTTTTCGAGGCCGTCGACAAGACGGCTGGATTTGCCAGTGCGTCCAGTCCTGCCTCACCAGGTGTTTTTTCTGTGCGAGGGTTTACCGGCAATAGCGTGGCCTGGTTGTATAATGGCATCAGGATTCCCGGTGGAAGTAACCTATCGGCGCGCGTTATGGATACAGCGAATCTTGAAAGGATCGAAGTTCTTCGTGGGCCAGCTTCAGTGCTGCATGGAGAGGGGGCGATAGGAGCGGCTATAAACCTCATTTCTCGACAACCAAAGTTTAGTGAGCAGCCTATTGAAATCGATTATGGATTTTCGAGTTTCAATTCACATCGGTTCCATGCCGGTACCGGAGGGAGTATCAGGGACGATGAAGTGGCATACCGGCTCGATGTGAGTACAAACCGTTACGGCAGCAATATCGATGATGAGCGTACAATTCTGGACCGTGTGACCGGTTCACTGCTCTTCAAACCGTCAGATAACATGTCGTTTACTCTGGAAGCCGACTATATGCGTGATGAAACCGATAACGCCTATTATGGCACACCGCTGGTTGACGGCAAGATCGACGAATCGCTGAGGGAGATCAACTATAATAACCTGACTGACAATATTACCGCATCGGATGCTCTTTGGGTACGCGGCAATTTCGAATGGACACCGGCAGCTGACTGGAAAATCACAAACCGCTTGTACTATTACGATGCTTTTCGTGAATGGCGCAATGTCGAAAAATTCACGTATGACAACGGTGTGGTGACAAGGTCTTGGTGGGGGGATATCGGTAACGATCATCAGGTTATAGGGGATCGTATCGATGCCCTTTACAAAGGTAAGATCGGTGGCATGGAAAACAGACTCCTTGTCGGTGTCGACTTCAGTTATACTGACTTCGAGAGCGATCGAAACGATTTTTCGGGTTCTGAAATAGTTGATCCATACGATCCTCCCGTTGCTGATTTCATTGATGTAGCCGGAGGATACAGAACTCCTCAACGGGACGTTACCATCAGTCAATGGGCTGTCTTCATGGAGGACCAGCTATCGATCATACCTTCGTTCAAACTGGTTGGTGGCTTTCGCTACGACACATTTCATGCGGAGTGGATTTATCTCGACGAAGCGAGTTCGCCGGAAGCATCGAAAACCCATCGTTTCGCATCATGGCGACTGGGCGCGGTCTATGATCTTACTTCGGACATCGCTCTCTACGCTTCCTATGCGACAGCCGTCGAGCCCGGGAGTACCTTGTTGTTGATAAAACGCAATCAGACCCAACTGGATCTTACCGAGGCAAAACAGATAGAGTTGGGGTTGAAACAAACCTTCTGGGATGGTAAAGGTGAATGGACATTCGCAGTCTACGATATTACCAAAACAAATGTTTTTGTTCCCGATCCATCTTCTCCCGGTGACAAATTGGCTGTCGGCCAACAATCTTCTCGTGGTGCGGAACTGAGTCTTGGGCTGCGTCCAAGCCGTCATTGGCAGATCGATGCGAATATCGCTGCGGTCGATGCCCGCTATGATGACTATACGGCCGGGAATCCACCAGTCTCTCTTGACGATAACAGACCACCCTTCGCCCCTGAATGGGTCGGGAACTTCGGCCTTCGCTACATGATGAATGAAAATCTGGGATTTGGTGCATGGGTGAGACACGTCAGTCCGGTGTATGTCGATGATGCCAATACCCTTGAGCTTGACGCATATACGACGCTCGATCTTTCGCTCGACTACAAATTCAACTCGTGGGCTAAAGCTGGTGTGAACGTACGCAATGTCACGGATGAGTTATATGCGAACTGGTCAAGTCATTACGCGACAGATCAGGTTATCATTGCAAATCCGAGGACGTATGAACTGTTTGTCAATCTGAGAATCTGA
- a CDS encoding DUF3526 domain-containing protein translates to MKNFLNILHNEWRIMVADRSLFLVSLLLIFLLGYALFIGFTATDVREERIRELAVQQEQKLSATAKQISLIESGREMPTAFSNPLNPALLGSGQGALHAVMPVSPLSPIALGQSDMLPDHYRVSIRNKTTFMYQTENENPWNLLTGRFDPVFVLVYLLPLFIFAVSYNLVSSEKEQGTLRMQLSQPVTLQLLMIAKLTARMVPVMIISILAITLPFLILRGTAVIASGQLLYGLVAVLIVLAYALFWFMLALFINSFGFSSAGNALILVGIWAFLVLVAPVLLNVYVSRVSPAPSRIELATETRLITIDGLNRYQELLSSDYRHVQESSMLLPQDGRFEVPERLQAFYLINKSVDEKVGTLLADFEMRLFAQQDLVERFGFVSPAILAYEGLLSIAGTGTRRYQHFTGQVNEYHQQWKDFFEPRITSGLAMTVADLGKLPRFTWRELDSGVVLIGSLMKALLIFLMVAVLFLLGLRNFAKATDIL, encoded by the coding sequence ATGAAAAACTTTCTGAACATTTTGCATAACGAGTGGCGGATCATGGTCGCCGATAGAAGCCTGTTTCTTGTCTCCCTGTTGCTGATATTTCTTTTAGGCTATGCTCTTTTTATCGGTTTTACCGCAACGGATGTCAGGGAAGAGCGGATACGTGAGTTGGCAGTGCAACAGGAACAAAAACTGTCAGCGACAGCAAAACAAATCAGCCTTATAGAGTCGGGTCGTGAAATGCCGACAGCATTTTCCAATCCACTCAATCCAGCGCTTTTGGGTTCGGGACAGGGAGCTCTGCATGCCGTTATGCCGGTCAGTCCATTGTCGCCCATTGCTTTAGGACAGTCCGATATGCTGCCGGATCATTACAGGGTTTCGATAAGGAACAAGACGACGTTCATGTATCAAACCGAAAATGAAAATCCCTGGAATCTCTTGACAGGGCGTTTCGATCCGGTTTTTGTGTTGGTGTACCTCTTGCCACTCTTCATCTTCGCTGTTAGCTACAATCTTGTTTCCTCAGAAAAAGAACAGGGAACTTTACGTATGCAGTTGTCCCAACCGGTGACTCTGCAGCTTCTCATGATTGCTAAATTGACCGCGCGCATGGTACCGGTGATGATTATTTCCATTCTCGCTATCACCTTGCCGTTTCTCATTCTGCGTGGTACTGCCGTGATAGCATCCGGTCAGTTGCTGTACGGTCTTGTGGCGGTATTGATCGTTCTGGCGTATGCGCTGTTCTGGTTTATGCTTGCGCTTTTTATTAACAGTTTCGGATTCTCTTCGGCAGGCAACGCTCTTATTCTGGTCGGTATCTGGGCTTTTCTAGTGCTTGTGGCGCCCGTGCTTCTGAACGTATACGTCAGCCGTGTGAGTCCGGCTCCTTCGCGTATCGAACTGGCAACAGAGACTCGCTTGATAACTATCGACGGCTTGAACCGCTATCAAGAACTTCTCTCATCGGATTACCGCCATGTCCAGGAGTCATCGATGCTTTTGCCGCAGGATGGACGGTTCGAGGTGCCGGAACGTCTACAGGCTTTTTATCTCATCAACAAGTCGGTGGACGAAAAGGTCGGGACTCTTCTGGCTGACTTCGAGATGCGTCTGTTCGCACAACAGGACCTGGTAGAACGTTTCGGGTTCGTTTCGCCTGCGATCCTCGCCTATGAGGGACTGTTGTCCATTGCCGGTACCGGCACCAGGCGTTATCAGCATTTTACAGGACAGGTGAATGAGTATCATCAGCAATGGAAAGATTTTTTTGAACCTCGTATCACCTCAGGGCTGGCCATGACCGTAGCCGATTTGGGTAAACTGCCGCGTTTTACATGGCGTGAACTCGATTCGGGCGTAGTTCTTATCGGGAGCCTGATGAAGGCTCTGCTGATCTTTCTTATGGTGGCAGTGCTGTTCCTGCTGGGGTTGCGCAACTTTGCGAAAGCCACCGATATTTTGTGA